A stretch of Dysidea avara chromosome 5, odDysAvar1.4, whole genome shotgun sequence DNA encodes these proteins:
- the LOC136255613 gene encoding UV excision repair protein RAD23 homolog A-like, producing MIITLKTLQQKAFKVEIDDGETVLALKERVEKEQGEAYPVAGQKLIYAGKILNDATTLKEYNISESNFVVVMVSKAKTPAKSPQSGASSSSTTTTTAPTSAPQQPPTTTTVATPTQETQSPALSQPPTGTVTTDSGPLPVTSSDTSTTPSATSEAGTPTVETAASTLVLGEAYEQALTSLMELGYDRDEVVRAMNASFNNPSRAAEYLMTGIPEGIYQQPEEQGAPPAPAGQQQQPRPAPAGGQQPQQQPQQQPPQQQQQPQIPLGMFPPGSGQGGAPSFEDMRPGESQMAYLARQPQFVQLRQVLQNNPALLQPILQQIGQSNPELLQVISQNQEAFLQLLNNPEHAMQQQQGQPQQGGGGMGGLLPGMPPGMMMPPRGSPRGPGQGGPPGAIHIQVTEQEKEAIERLKQLGYPEELVIQAYFACDKNEELAANFLLSQDDDDN from the exons ATGATAATCACGTTAAAAACTTTACAACAAAAGGCGTTCAAGGTCGAGATAGATGATGGAGAAACA GTGTTAGCATTGAAGGAGAGAGTAGAAAAAGAACAGGGTGAGGCGTACCCAGTAGCAGGGCAGAAATTGATTTATGCTG GGAAGATCTTAAATGATGCTACCACACTGAAGGAGTACAACATATCGGAGTCAAATTTTGTAGTAGTGATGGTCAGCAAG GCTAAGACTCCGGCAAAGTCTCCACAGTCTGGG GCATCATCGtcatcaacaacaacaacaacagctccAACTAGTGCCCCCCAGCAGCCACCAACGACAACAACAGTAGCCACACCCACACAGGAAACTCAGAGTCCTGCACTAAG TCAACCACCTACTGGTACGGTCACAACAGATTCAGGTCCTCTACCAGTTACCAGTAGTGACACATCAACAACTCCTTCAGCAACATCAGAAGCTGGTACCCCCACTGTGGAGACTGCTGCATCTACACTag TATTGGGTGAGGCATATGAGCAAGCACTTACTAGCCTAATGGAACTGGGATATGATCGTGATGAGGTGGTACGTGCCATGAACGCCAGCTTCAACAATCCCAGCCGTGCAGCTGAATATCTCATGact GGTATACCAGAAGGAATATATCAACAGCCAGAGGAACAAGGGGCTCCCCCTGCACCAGCTGGGCAGCAACAACAACCAAGACCTGCTCCAGCTGGAGGTCAACAACCACAGCAACAACCACAGCAACAACCAccacagcaacagcagcagccacAGATTCCTCTGGGTATGTTCCCTCCTGGAAGTGGCCAAGGTGGTGCTCCGTCTTTTGAGGATATGCGACCTGGAG AATCTCAAATGGCTTACTTGGCAAGACAGCCACAGTTTGTCCAGCTTCGTCAGGTCCTACAGAACAACCCTGCACTGCTACAACCGATACTACAACAAATAGGCCAGAGCAATCCAGAACTACTACAG GTAATCAGTCAGAACCAAGAGGCATTTCTGCAGCTACTAAACAATCCTGAACATGCAATGCAGCAACAACAAGGCCAACCACAGCAAGGAGGTGGTGGCATGGGTGGTCTTCTTCCTGGCATGCCTCCAGGTATGATGATGCCTCCTCGCGGCAGCCCGAGAGGACCAGGACAAGGTGGCCCTCCTGGTGCCATACACATACAAGTTACAGAACAGGAGAAAGAAGCAATTGAAAGG CTAAAGCAGCTGGGTTATCCTGAAGAGCTAGTCATACAGGCATACTTTGCATGTGATAAAAACGAGGAACTTGCTGCAAATTTTCTCTTATCacaagatgatgatgacaattaa
- the LOC136255624 gene encoding WD repeat domain-containing protein 83-like — protein sequence MKDLPTQLAVELGGHQGPVRAVRFNRNGNYCMTCGNDKTVKLWNPHRQLLIKSYGGHGMEVLDADASHDNNRIASAGADKIVQLIDVGTGQVVRKIRGHLERVNCVKFNEESTMVLSGSYDATVKAWDLRSRATDPVQVMDEAKDSVSSLQLSRHEILTGSVDGCVRKYDIRMGTLLVDNVKQPVTCVSFSHDGHCILVSTLDNKLLLLDKDNGDLLNSYEGHVSSSYKLDSCVSHTDAYIVSGSEDGRICFWDLVEGNLVHNLQHFGHKEKPSKKIASGEGGTVVYSLSYHPRHPCLLSVGAQGPVKLWKGPEWNNDSDEEET from the exons ATGAAGGACTTACCAACACAGCTTGCAGTAGAATTAGGCGGCCACCAAGGCCCAGTTAGAGCTGTACGCTTCAATA GGAATGGCAACTACTGTATGACTTGTGGTAATGACAAAACTGTTAAGTTGTGGAATCCTCATCGTCAGTTACTCATCAAGAGTTATGGAGGACATGGCATGGAGGTGTTGGATGCTGATGC GTCACATGACAACAACAGGATAGCATCAGCAGGGGCAGACAAGATAGTCCAACTAATTGATGTTGGGACTGGTCAGGTTGTGAGGAAGATACGTGGCCACTTGGAG AGAGTTAATTGTGTTAAATTCAATGAGGAGTCAACTATGGTATTATCAG GCTCTTATGATGCAACTGTTAAAGCATGGGACCTCAG GTCACGTGCCACTGATCCAGTTCAAGTGATGGATGAAGCTAAAGACAGTGTGTCGAGCTTGCAACTGTCTAGACACGAGATTCTTACAGG ATCAGTTGATGGTTGTGTGAGGAAATATGATATTAGGATGGGAACATTGCTAGTTGATAATGTCAAAC AACCAGTGACGTGTGTCAGTTTCTCACATGATGGTCACTGTATACTGGTCTCCACACTGGACAACAAGTTGTTGTTACTGGACAAAGATAATGGAGACTTGTTGAATAG CTATGAAGGTCATGTCAGTAGCTCATACAAACTGGACAGTTGTGTGTCCCACACTGATGCTTATATTGTCAGTGGATCAGAAGATGGTAGAATTTGTTTCTGGGATCTGGTTGAA GGTAAtcttgtacataatttacaacACTTTGGCCACAAGGAGAAACCATCTAAGAAAATAGCTAGTGGTGAAGGAGGGACAGTGGTCTACTCACTCTCATATCATCCCAGACATCCTTGTCTACTATCAGTTGGTGCACAAGGTCCAGTGAAACTGTGGAAAGGTCCAGAATGGAACAATGATAGTGATGAAGAAGAAACGTAG
- the LOC136255630 gene encoding COMM domain-containing protein 9-like, whose protein sequence is MELAENDAAALNLLLKASSKSVVVHVCRVAFSHRNATVPASVIAKLSSELGIKPVEANKLIVAVVNLVKLVLFENLTDAASISTVFPEDFHKNLRGLLSETLASLGSEWRSQALLQEVSLPRLIDFDWRVDVKTSSDSVMRMAVPTCLVQMKVQDQATSTNHMPGSTSVNVELTKQTLDTMLDGLGKIRDQLSSVAKATT, encoded by the exons ATGGAGTTAGCGGAAAATGACGCAGCAGCTCTAAACTTATTACTAAAG GCTTCTTCCAAGAGTGTAGTAGTTCACGTGTGTCGTGTGGCATTCTCCCATAGAAATGCAACAG TCCCAGCTAGTGTTATTGCTAAGCTCTCATCAGAGTTAGGGATCAAACCTGTGGAAGCTAATAAG TTAATTGTGGCAGTTGTCAACTTAGTGAAATTAGTTTTATTCGAAAATCTCACCGATGCAGCCAGTATTTCGACAGTATTCCCTG AGGATTTCCATAAAAACTTGAGGGGTTTATTGTCAGAAACACTTGCTAGTTTAGG ATCTGAATGGAGAAGTCAAGCATTACTACAAGAAG TTTCTTTACCTCGTTTGATCGACTTTGACTGGCGTGTTGATGTCAAGACGTCGTCTGATTCAGTAATGAGAATGGCTGTCCCAACTTGTTTGGTTCAAATGAAA GTACAGGATCAAGCTACAAGCACAAATCACATGCCAGGATCAACCAGTGTAAATGTTGAACTAACAAAACAAACTCTGGATACCATGTTGGATGGACTGGGGAAGATACGTGACCAACTTTCTTCAGTTGCCAAGGCGACTACATAG